Proteins from one Neodiprion fabricii isolate iyNeoFabr1 chromosome 5, iyNeoFabr1.1, whole genome shotgun sequence genomic window:
- the LOC124182824 gene encoding serine protease snake-like isoform X2, with amino-acid sequence MMETTNHHILNQTTNSMLGCQANDSWLWPDEVNNQIDPRPSWTEKSPPSHDKGLSLRQEGADIIYQDNPLLVATLSPKRNSSVWQRLTPHARKPTANLTKPTGNGSFANSKNLQFITNKNPVNMDLHKRPLNDVKDWIFPGEISKRTSDLKCAEYNKAIEQRNVWILPLVGTWSSPVSTKKTNRQNCRGLHNPLIIGGLTARPGEFSHMVALGWLSENNEATFLCGGSLISNQWVITAGHCTHGSSGPPKIVRIGAHHLGDKTTGKMIGVREIVRHPSYKPPAVYADLALLKLNKTLTFGSDIKPACLYSEFDTTPIQAWASGWGVTGIGKERSDELLKVRLDIVDNVDCALRLNRSTAIPRGIVPSMLCAGDISGGWQSDTCQGDSGGPLQILDPNHKCLYRIIGITSFGRLCALKNSPGVYTRISHYLDWIEKTVWPDENR; translated from the exons ATGATGGAAACCACTAACCATCACATTTTAAACCAGACGACCAACTCGATGCTCGGCTGTCAAG CTAACGACTCTTGGCTTTGGCCTGATGAAGTAAACAATCAAATTGACCCACGTCCGTCTTGGACCGAGAAATCTCCGCCGTCCCATGACAAAGGCCTTAGCCTACGACAAGAAGGAGCTGATATTATTTATCAAGATAACCCATTGCTTGTAGCAACATTGAGCCCCAAGAGAAATTCTTCTGTCTGGCAAAGACTAACTCCACACGCTAGGAAGCCTACTGCTAATTTGACCAAGCCAACCGGCAATGGCAGTTTTGCCAATTCTAAGAATTTACAGTTCATCACTAATAAGAATCCTGTAAATATGGACCTTCACAAACGCCCATTGAATGATGTCAAAGACTGGATATTCCCAGGGGAAATTTCTAAGCGAACTTCGGATTTAA AATGTGCAGAGTACAATAAAGCGATTGAACAACGGAACGTGTGGATTCTTCCACTAGTTGGTACCTGGTCTTCACCTGTATCAACGAAAAAAACTAATCGCCAAAACTGTAGGGGATTGCATAATCCTCTGATCATTGGAGGACTTACTGCCCGTCCAGGTGAATTTTCTCACATGGTAGCACTCGGCTGGCTATCCGAGAACAATGAAGCGACCTTTCTTTGCGGAGGCAGTCTGATATCCAATCAATGGGTAATCACAGCCGGTCACTGTACTCACGGATCTTC AGGACCCCCGAAGATTGTACGCATCGGGGCTCATCATTTGGGCGATAAAACAACTGGGAAGATGATAGGGGTACGGGAGATTGTAAGACATCCATCTTACAAACCTCCCGCGGTCTATGCTGACCTGGCGCTtctgaaattgaacaaaaccCTGACATTTGGGTCGGATATAAAGCCTGCGTGCTTGTACTCCGAGTTTGATACTACGCCGATCCAAGCATGGGCGAGTGGCTGGGGTGTCACAGGGATTG GCAAAGAGCGTAGCGACGAGCTGCTGAAAGTTCGTCTGGACATTGTAGACAATGTGGATTGTGCTCTCCGATTGAATCGTTCAACCGCAATCCCGAGGGGGATTGTGCCAAGTATGTTGTGTGCTGGAGATATTAGTGGAGGCTGGCAAAGCGATACTTGCCAAGGAGATTCTGGGGGTCCTCTGCAAATATTGGATCCTAATCATAAATGTCTCTATCGAATAATTGGCATTACAAGTTTTGGGCGTTTATGTGCACTCAAAAATTCACCTGGCGTTTATACGAGGATTTCCCACTACCTGGACTGGATAGAGAAGACTGTTTGGCCTGATGAAAATCGGTAG
- the LOC124182824 gene encoding serine protease snake-like isoform X3, whose protein sequence is MITCLVANDSWLWPDEVNNQIDPRPSWTEKSPPSHDKGLSLRQEGADIIYQDNPLLVATLSPKRNSSVWQRLTPHARKPTANLTKPTGNGSFANSKNLQFITNKNPVNMDLHKRPLNDVKDWIFPGEISKRTSDLKCAEYNKAIEQRNVWILPLVGTWSSPVSTKKTNRQNCRGLHNPLIIGGLTARPGEFSHMVALGWLSENNEATFLCGGSLISNQWVITAGHCTHGSSGPPKIVRIGAHHLGDKTTGKMIGVREIVRHPSYKPPAVYADLALLKLNKTLTFGSDIKPACLYSEFDTTPIQAWASGWGVTGIGKERSDELLKVRLDIVDNVDCALRLNRSTAIPRGIVPSMLCAGDISGGWQSDTCQGDSGGPLQILDPNHKCLYRIIGITSFGRLCALKNSPGVYTRISHYLDWIEKTVWPDENR, encoded by the exons ATGATCACATGTCTTGTCG CTAACGACTCTTGGCTTTGGCCTGATGAAGTAAACAATCAAATTGACCCACGTCCGTCTTGGACCGAGAAATCTCCGCCGTCCCATGACAAAGGCCTTAGCCTACGACAAGAAGGAGCTGATATTATTTATCAAGATAACCCATTGCTTGTAGCAACATTGAGCCCCAAGAGAAATTCTTCTGTCTGGCAAAGACTAACTCCACACGCTAGGAAGCCTACTGCTAATTTGACCAAGCCAACCGGCAATGGCAGTTTTGCCAATTCTAAGAATTTACAGTTCATCACTAATAAGAATCCTGTAAATATGGACCTTCACAAACGCCCATTGAATGATGTCAAAGACTGGATATTCCCAGGGGAAATTTCTAAGCGAACTTCGGATTTAA AATGTGCAGAGTACAATAAAGCGATTGAACAACGGAACGTGTGGATTCTTCCACTAGTTGGTACCTGGTCTTCACCTGTATCAACGAAAAAAACTAATCGCCAAAACTGTAGGGGATTGCATAATCCTCTGATCATTGGAGGACTTACTGCCCGTCCAGGTGAATTTTCTCACATGGTAGCACTCGGCTGGCTATCCGAGAACAATGAAGCGACCTTTCTTTGCGGAGGCAGTCTGATATCCAATCAATGGGTAATCACAGCCGGTCACTGTACTCACGGATCTTC AGGACCCCCGAAGATTGTACGCATCGGGGCTCATCATTTGGGCGATAAAACAACTGGGAAGATGATAGGGGTACGGGAGATTGTAAGACATCCATCTTACAAACCTCCCGCGGTCTATGCTGACCTGGCGCTtctgaaattgaacaaaaccCTGACATTTGGGTCGGATATAAAGCCTGCGTGCTTGTACTCCGAGTTTGATACTACGCCGATCCAAGCATGGGCGAGTGGCTGGGGTGTCACAGGGATTG GCAAAGAGCGTAGCGACGAGCTGCTGAAAGTTCGTCTGGACATTGTAGACAATGTGGATTGTGCTCTCCGATTGAATCGTTCAACCGCAATCCCGAGGGGGATTGTGCCAAGTATGTTGTGTGCTGGAGATATTAGTGGAGGCTGGCAAAGCGATACTTGCCAAGGAGATTCTGGGGGTCCTCTGCAAATATTGGATCCTAATCATAAATGTCTCTATCGAATAATTGGCATTACAAGTTTTGGGCGTTTATGTGCACTCAAAAATTCACCTGGCGTTTATACGAGGATTTCCCACTACCTGGACTGGATAGAGAAGACTGTTTGGCCTGATGAAAATCGGTAG
- the LOC124182824 gene encoding serine protease snake-like isoform X1 has product MARFILKSFFIIILFSRLAFLNTINYITANDSWLWPDEVNNQIDPRPSWTEKSPPSHDKGLSLRQEGADIIYQDNPLLVATLSPKRNSSVWQRLTPHARKPTANLTKPTGNGSFANSKNLQFITNKNPVNMDLHKRPLNDVKDWIFPGEISKRTSDLKCAEYNKAIEQRNVWILPLVGTWSSPVSTKKTNRQNCRGLHNPLIIGGLTARPGEFSHMVALGWLSENNEATFLCGGSLISNQWVITAGHCTHGSSGPPKIVRIGAHHLGDKTTGKMIGVREIVRHPSYKPPAVYADLALLKLNKTLTFGSDIKPACLYSEFDTTPIQAWASGWGVTGIGKERSDELLKVRLDIVDNVDCALRLNRSTAIPRGIVPSMLCAGDISGGWQSDTCQGDSGGPLQILDPNHKCLYRIIGITSFGRLCALKNSPGVYTRISHYLDWIEKTVWPDENR; this is encoded by the exons ATGGCGAGGTTTAttttaaaatcgtttttcatcataattttattctcacGTTTGGCCTTTTTGAATACCATTAATTATATCACAG CTAACGACTCTTGGCTTTGGCCTGATGAAGTAAACAATCAAATTGACCCACGTCCGTCTTGGACCGAGAAATCTCCGCCGTCCCATGACAAAGGCCTTAGCCTACGACAAGAAGGAGCTGATATTATTTATCAAGATAACCCATTGCTTGTAGCAACATTGAGCCCCAAGAGAAATTCTTCTGTCTGGCAAAGACTAACTCCACACGCTAGGAAGCCTACTGCTAATTTGACCAAGCCAACCGGCAATGGCAGTTTTGCCAATTCTAAGAATTTACAGTTCATCACTAATAAGAATCCTGTAAATATGGACCTTCACAAACGCCCATTGAATGATGTCAAAGACTGGATATTCCCAGGGGAAATTTCTAAGCGAACTTCGGATTTAA AATGTGCAGAGTACAATAAAGCGATTGAACAACGGAACGTGTGGATTCTTCCACTAGTTGGTACCTGGTCTTCACCTGTATCAACGAAAAAAACTAATCGCCAAAACTGTAGGGGATTGCATAATCCTCTGATCATTGGAGGACTTACTGCCCGTCCAGGTGAATTTTCTCACATGGTAGCACTCGGCTGGCTATCCGAGAACAATGAAGCGACCTTTCTTTGCGGAGGCAGTCTGATATCCAATCAATGGGTAATCACAGCCGGTCACTGTACTCACGGATCTTC AGGACCCCCGAAGATTGTACGCATCGGGGCTCATCATTTGGGCGATAAAACAACTGGGAAGATGATAGGGGTACGGGAGATTGTAAGACATCCATCTTACAAACCTCCCGCGGTCTATGCTGACCTGGCGCTtctgaaattgaacaaaaccCTGACATTTGGGTCGGATATAAAGCCTGCGTGCTTGTACTCCGAGTTTGATACTACGCCGATCCAAGCATGGGCGAGTGGCTGGGGTGTCACAGGGATTG GCAAAGAGCGTAGCGACGAGCTGCTGAAAGTTCGTCTGGACATTGTAGACAATGTGGATTGTGCTCTCCGATTGAATCGTTCAACCGCAATCCCGAGGGGGATTGTGCCAAGTATGTTGTGTGCTGGAGATATTAGTGGAGGCTGGCAAAGCGATACTTGCCAAGGAGATTCTGGGGGTCCTCTGCAAATATTGGATCCTAATCATAAATGTCTCTATCGAATAATTGGCATTACAAGTTTTGGGCGTTTATGTGCACTCAAAAATTCACCTGGCGTTTATACGAGGATTTCCCACTACCTGGACTGGATAGAGAAGACTGTTTGGCCTGATGAAAATCGGTAG